In Streptomyces sp. NBC_00433, a single genomic region encodes these proteins:
- a CDS encoding YciI family protein — MKYLLLICSETADGFPGATPEDMDATPWVEEMTRRGVRLDGNRTRAAEDATTVRVRNGARLLTDGPYAETKEQMAGFDIIDCADLDEAIEIAAKHPVAKFGMVEVRPFWTD, encoded by the coding sequence ATGAAGTACCTGCTGCTGATCTGCAGTGAGACCGCCGACGGATTCCCGGGCGCCACGCCCGAGGACATGGACGCCACGCCGTGGGTCGAGGAGATGACCCGCAGGGGCGTCCGGCTGGACGGCAACAGGACCCGGGCCGCCGAGGACGCCACGACCGTACGCGTCAGGAACGGCGCCCGACTGCTCACCGACGGGCCCTACGCCGAGACCAAGGAGCAGATGGCCGGCTTCGACATCATCGACTGCGCCGACCTGGACGAGGCCATCGAGATCGCGGCCAAGCACCCGGTGGCGAAATTCGGCATGGTCGAGGTGCGGCCGTTCTGGACGGACTGA
- a CDS encoding acetylxylan esterase — translation MALFDLPLDQLRDRRSSSVEPADFDQFWTDTLGQARQYALDARFERVPTGLTTLDTYDVTFAGFGGHPVKGWFTVPAGTTEPLPLVVEFVGYGGGRGLAHTHLLWASAGYAHFVMDTRGQGSGWSAGDTEDPVGSSPAAPGFLTRGIEDPYDFYYRRVFTDAVRAVEAARSHPLADASRTVAAGISQGGGITLAVGGLVPDLAAIAPDVPFLCDFPRAVTLTDLDPYREVGRYLSVHRDRKARVLDTLAYFDGVHFAARGRAPALFSTALEDDTCPPSTVFAAFNAYAGRDKQIEVYDFNGHEGGGPHQQAAQLRWLPGTLAANKEE, via the coding sequence ATGGCCCTCTTCGACCTGCCGCTCGACCAGCTTCGCGACCGTCGCAGCAGTTCGGTGGAGCCCGCGGACTTCGACCAGTTCTGGACCGACACCCTCGGCCAGGCGCGGCAGTACGCCCTCGACGCGCGCTTCGAGCGGGTGCCGACCGGGCTGACGACCCTGGACACCTACGACGTGACCTTTGCGGGCTTCGGCGGGCACCCGGTCAAGGGCTGGTTCACAGTGCCCGCGGGCACCACCGAGCCGCTGCCCCTGGTGGTGGAATTCGTCGGATACGGCGGCGGCCGCGGTCTGGCGCACACCCATCTGCTGTGGGCGTCGGCGGGCTACGCGCACTTCGTGATGGACACCCGCGGCCAGGGCAGCGGCTGGTCGGCCGGCGACACCGAGGACCCGGTCGGCAGCAGCCCGGCCGCCCCCGGCTTCCTGACCCGCGGCATAGAGGACCCCTACGACTTCTACTACCGCCGGGTCTTCACCGACGCGGTCCGCGCGGTCGAGGCGGCCCGCTCGCACCCGCTGGCCGACGCCTCGCGCACGGTGGCGGCGGGGATCAGCCAGGGCGGCGGCATCACGCTGGCGGTCGGCGGCCTGGTGCCCGACCTGGCGGCGATCGCCCCCGACGTGCCCTTCCTGTGCGACTTCCCGCGGGCCGTCACCCTCACCGACCTGGATCCCTACCGCGAGGTCGGCAGGTACCTGTCGGTGCACCGCGACCGCAAGGCGCGGGTGCTCGACACCCTGGCGTACTTCGACGGCGTGCACTTCGCCGCCCGCGGCCGGGCGCCCGCGCTGTTCTCCACCGCGCTGGAGGACGACACCTGCCCGCCGTCCACCGTCTTCGCGGCCTTCAACGCGTACGCCGGCCGGGACAAGCAGATCGAGGTCTACGACTTCAACGGCCATGAGGGCGGCGGCCCCCACCAGCAGGCGGCCCAGCTGCGGTGGCTCCCGGGCACGTTGGCCGCGAACAAAGAGGAATAG
- a CDS encoding DUF1275 domain-containing protein: protein MHPVLRQARDTLVPDPDGPHGPLPPLLLALTLVTGLVDAFSYLVLGHVFVANMTGNVVFLGFSLAGASGFSVTASVLALAAFAVGALSGGRLAHAMPGHRGRLLLAVTTAQTALVVLAWVLASVADLPARGGWRAALIIVMALAMGGQNAVVRRLAVPELTTTVLTMTITGMASDSRLAGGSGSKVGSRMLSAAALFLGALAGAALVGHAGRELPLPAAAAVLAAVSAALFAQRRTTRRWAG from the coding sequence GTGCACCCCGTGCTCCGCCAGGCCCGCGACACGCTCGTCCCCGACCCGGACGGACCGCACGGCCCACTGCCGCCGCTGCTGCTGGCGCTGACCCTGGTCACCGGTCTGGTGGACGCCTTCAGCTACCTGGTGCTGGGCCATGTCTTCGTCGCGAACATGACCGGCAACGTCGTCTTTCTCGGCTTCTCGCTGGCCGGGGCGAGCGGCTTCTCGGTGACCGCCTCGGTGCTGGCGCTGGCCGCCTTCGCGGTCGGCGCGCTGTCCGGCGGGCGGCTGGCCCACGCCATGCCGGGGCACCGCGGTCGGCTGCTGCTGGCGGTCACCACGGCGCAGACGGCGCTGGTGGTGCTGGCCTGGGTGCTGGCGTCGGTGGCCGACCTGCCCGCGCGGGGCGGCTGGCGGGCGGCGCTGATCATCGTGATGGCCCTGGCGATGGGCGGGCAGAACGCGGTCGTGCGGCGGCTGGCCGTGCCCGAACTGACCACCACCGTACTGACCATGACGATCACCGGGATGGCCTCCGACAGCCGCCTCGCGGGCGGGTCGGGCTCCAAGGTGGGCAGCAGGATGCTGTCGGCGGCCGCGCTTTTCCTCGGCGCGCTGGCCGGGGCCGCGCTGGTCGGGCACGCGGGCCGCGAGCTGCCGCTGCCGGCGGCCGCGGCGGTGCTGGCCGCGGTGTCGGCGGCGCTCTTCGCGCAGCGGCGCACCACGCGCCGGTGGGCGGGGTAG
- a CDS encoding SigB/SigF/SigG family RNA polymerase sigma factor: MTAMVQQSEGTDRSATVAPEAPRAARWPSGPEAATGGLPLIDDATAVAPQDARVLSKLFFDRLQELEEGTAPYSYARNTLIEMNLSLVHFAAGRYRNRPATDHEEIVQVGTIGLIKAIDRFDLSRETEFTTFAVPYIVGEMKRFFRDTTWAVHVPRRLQELRVELSKAKETLSLDLDRDPTVAELAAHLDLSEQEVIEGLVAANGYTAGSIDTPYSDSDSATDGEGRTLGETFGECDPAMDLFEDFHTLAPLIEKLPERDRLLLRLRFGEELTQAQIGERLGCSQMHVSRLLSRIVSRLRSGLLVQD; encoded by the coding sequence GTGACCGCAATGGTTCAGCAGTCGGAAGGCACGGACAGGTCGGCCACCGTGGCGCCCGAGGCGCCGCGGGCCGCGCGGTGGCCGAGCGGACCGGAGGCCGCCACCGGCGGACTGCCGTTGATCGACGACGCGACGGCCGTGGCGCCGCAGGACGCGCGGGTGCTCTCGAAGCTGTTCTTCGACCGCCTCCAGGAACTGGAGGAGGGCACCGCGCCCTACAGTTACGCGCGCAACACGCTGATCGAGATGAACCTGTCCCTGGTGCACTTCGCCGCGGGGCGCTACCGCAACCGGCCCGCCACCGACCACGAGGAGATCGTGCAGGTCGGCACCATCGGCCTGATCAAGGCGATCGACCGCTTCGACCTGTCCCGCGAGACGGAGTTCACCACTTTCGCGGTGCCCTACATCGTCGGGGAGATGAAGCGCTTCTTCCGCGACACCACCTGGGCGGTGCATGTGCCCCGGCGGCTCCAGGAACTGCGGGTGGAGCTGAGCAAGGCCAAGGAGACGCTGTCCCTCGACCTGGACCGCGACCCGACGGTGGCCGAACTGGCCGCGCATCTGGACCTGTCGGAGCAGGAGGTCATCGAGGGCCTGGTGGCCGCCAACGGATACACCGCGGGCTCCATCGACACCCCCTACAGCGACTCGGACAGCGCGACCGACGGCGAGGGCCGCACGCTGGGCGAGACCTTCGGCGAGTGCGACCCGGCGATGGACCTCTTCGAGGACTTCCACACCCTGGCACCGCTGATCGAGAAGCTGCCGGAGCGCGACCGGCTGCTGCTGCGGCTGCGGTTCGGCGAGGAGCTGACCCAGGCGCAGATCGGCGAGCGGCTGGGCTGCTCGCAGATGCACGTGTCCCGGCTGCTGAGCCGGATCGTCTCCCGGCTGCGCAGCGGACTGCTGGTCCAGGACTGA
- a CDS encoding GNAT family N-acetyltransferase codes for MTNTPPTAPVPLRAGTRLSLALAREEMMQEYHRWETDPATVVGFGARWPVSWEVFRARFRTSHTSAHYQLFEVITAPGGTPVGSTALSVDQSVNSAEYTLVIAPEQRGRGYAAEATALTLEWAFTIASLDSVWLQVPAPHTPAVNAYLKAGFRAAGRLRSAALWHGRRVDKLLFDCVPDDLVGRQLRCAAART; via the coding sequence ATGACCAACACCCCACCGACCGCACCCGTCCCGCTGCGCGCCGGGACGCGGTTGTCGTTGGCACTGGCGAGAGAAGAAATGATGCAGGAATACCACCGGTGGGAGACCGACCCGGCGACCGTCGTCGGTTTCGGGGCCCGCTGGCCGGTGTCCTGGGAGGTCTTCCGCGCCCGATTCCGCACCAGCCACACGTCGGCTCATTACCAGCTCTTCGAGGTGATCACCGCACCGGGCGGGACCCCGGTGGGGAGCACCGCCCTCAGCGTCGACCAGTCCGTCAACAGCGCCGAATACACCCTGGTGATCGCCCCGGAGCAGCGCGGCCGGGGCTACGCGGCCGAGGCCACCGCCCTGACCCTCGAGTGGGCTTTCACCATCGCCTCGCTCGACTCGGTGTGGCTCCAGGTACCCGCGCCCCACACCCCCGCCGTCAACGCCTACCTCAAGGCCGGCTTCCGGGCCGCCGGGCGGCTGCGCAGCGCCGCCCTGTGGCACGGCAGGCGGGTCGACAAGCTGCTGTTCGACTGCGTACCCGACGACCTCGTCGGAAGGCAGCTGCGATGTGCGGCTGCCCGCACATAA
- a CDS encoding MFS transporter, translated as MDGSAARPSAAAGDTITTDVPARLDRLPWSRWHWMIVIGLGTVWILDGLEVTTVGNIAGRIAEDGSGLAVSAAQITGLAAALYVAGACAGALFFGWLTDRYGRKKLFMITLAVYLGATAMTALSFQPWWFFTFRFLTGFGIGGEYAAINSAIDELIPSRFRGRVDLIINGSYWLGAIGGSLLSIVMLNTNIFPLNVGWRLTFALGVVLGLVIMLVRRHVPESPRWQFIHGHGDEANELVGTVEKDVEREKHQRLPEPESKITIHQRAGVGFGVIARTVFTRYPRRAVLSLSLFVGQAFLYNAITFGFGNILTTFFGVSTGKTGYYFAVIAAGNFLGPLLLGKLFDTVGRRIMISSTYLLSGLLLFGTAWLFDRGSLNATTMTACWCAVLFFASAGASSAYLTVSEIFPMETRAMAIAFFYAVGTAAGGISGPLVFADLTKSGVVGDTVTAFVIGASLMCAGGLVAAFLAIRAEGRSLEDIATPLSQATPPEPASADVRA; from the coding sequence ATGGACGGATCCGCTGCCCGCCCCTCTGCGGCGGCCGGTGACACCATCACCACGGATGTGCCGGCACGGCTCGACCGACTGCCCTGGTCGCGCTGGCACTGGATGATCGTCATCGGGCTCGGGACGGTGTGGATCCTCGACGGCCTCGAAGTGACGACCGTCGGCAACATCGCCGGGCGGATCGCGGAGGACGGCAGCGGCCTGGCGGTGTCGGCCGCCCAGATCACCGGCCTGGCCGCCGCGCTCTACGTGGCGGGCGCCTGCGCGGGCGCGCTGTTCTTCGGCTGGCTGACCGACAGGTACGGCCGCAAGAAGCTCTTCATGATCACCCTCGCGGTGTACCTGGGCGCCACCGCGATGACCGCTCTGTCCTTCCAGCCCTGGTGGTTCTTCACCTTCCGCTTCCTGACCGGCTTCGGTATCGGCGGTGAGTACGCGGCCATCAACTCCGCCATCGACGAGCTGATCCCGTCCCGCTTCCGCGGCCGCGTCGACCTGATCATCAACGGCAGCTACTGGCTGGGCGCGATCGGCGGCTCGCTGCTGTCGATCGTGATGCTCAACACGAACATCTTTCCCCTGAACGTCGGGTGGCGGCTCACCTTCGCCCTCGGGGTGGTGCTCGGCCTGGTGATCATGCTGGTCCGCCGCCATGTGCCGGAGAGCCCGCGCTGGCAGTTCATCCACGGCCACGGCGACGAGGCGAACGAGCTGGTCGGCACGGTCGAGAAGGACGTCGAGCGGGAGAAGCACCAGCGGCTGCCCGAGCCGGAGTCGAAGATCACCATCCACCAGCGGGCCGGCGTCGGCTTCGGGGTGATCGCGAGGACCGTCTTCACCCGCTACCCCCGGCGCGCGGTGCTCAGCCTGTCGCTCTTCGTCGGCCAGGCCTTCCTCTACAACGCCATCACCTTCGGCTTCGGCAACATCCTGACCACCTTCTTCGGCGTGTCGACCGGCAAGACCGGCTATTACTTCGCGGTGATCGCGGCCGGCAACTTCCTGGGCCCGCTGCTGCTCGGCAAGCTCTTCGACACCGTCGGCCGGCGGATCATGATCTCGTCCACCTACCTGCTGTCCGGCCTGCTGCTCTTCGGCACCGCGTGGCTGTTCGACCGCGGCTCGCTGAACGCCACGACGATGACGGCCTGCTGGTGCGCGGTGCTCTTCTTCGCGTCGGCCGGCGCGAGCAGCGCGTATCTGACCGTCTCGGAGATCTTCCCGATGGAGACCAGGGCGATGGCCATCGCCTTCTTCTACGCGGTCGGCACCGCCGCCGGCGGCATCAGCGGCCCGCTGGTCTTCGCCGACCTGACCAAGTCGGGCGTGGTCGGCGACACGGTGACCGCCTTCGTGATCGGCGCGTCGCTGATGTGCGCGGGCGGGCTGGTCGCGGCCTTCCTCGCGATCAGGGCCGAGGGCCGGTCGCTGGAGGACATCGCCACCCCGTTGTCCCAGGCCACCCCGCCCGAGCCGGCGTCGGCCGACGTCCGGGCCTGA
- the glgC gene encoding glucose-1-phosphate adenylyltransferase produces the protein MRGGPSVLGIVLAGGAGKRLMPLTADRAKPAVTFGGTYRLVDFVLSNLVNGGMMRICVLTQYKSHSLDRHVTTTWRMSSLLGNYVTPVPAQQRLGPRWYLGSADAILQSLNLVHDEQPDYIAVFGADHVYRMDPRQMLEQHVEHGAGVTVAGIKVPRADASGFGVISPAADGISVERFLEKPADPPALPGDPGHVFASMGNYLFTTKTLIDALHEDAEDQQSVHDMGGSILPRLTAAGVAQVYDFDTNHVPGETARDHGYWRDVGTLDAYYDAHMDLISDQPAFSLYNRRWPIYTHPGQLPPAKIAAGGIVGESVVSPGCVIRGQVTRSVLSPGVVVDAGAVVQGSVLHDNVRVGRGAIVRGAVLDKNVDVPPGATIGVNPDRDRELYTVSAAGVIALGKAQLVG, from the coding sequence ATGCGCGGTGGACCTTCGGTGCTGGGCATAGTGCTGGCAGGCGGTGCCGGCAAGCGGCTGATGCCGCTGACCGCCGACCGCGCGAAGCCGGCGGTGACCTTCGGCGGCACCTACCGCCTGGTGGACTTCGTGCTGTCCAACCTGGTCAACGGCGGCATGATGCGGATCTGCGTGCTGACGCAGTACAAATCGCACTCGCTCGACCGCCATGTGACCACCACCTGGCGGATGTCCAGCCTGCTGGGCAACTACGTGACACCGGTGCCGGCGCAGCAGCGGCTCGGCCCGCGCTGGTATCTGGGCAGCGCCGACGCGATCCTCCAGTCGCTGAACCTGGTGCACGACGAACAGCCCGACTACATCGCGGTCTTCGGCGCCGACCACGTCTACCGGATGGACCCGCGCCAGATGCTCGAACAGCACGTCGAGCACGGCGCCGGGGTGACCGTCGCGGGCATCAAGGTGCCGCGGGCCGACGCCTCGGGCTTCGGGGTGATCTCGCCGGCCGCCGACGGCATCTCGGTGGAGCGCTTCCTGGAGAAGCCCGCCGACCCGCCCGCGCTGCCCGGCGACCCCGGGCACGTCTTCGCCTCGATGGGCAACTACCTCTTCACCACCAAGACCCTGATCGACGCCCTGCACGAGGACGCCGAGGACCAGCAGTCCGTGCACGACATGGGCGGCAGCATCCTGCCCCGGCTCACCGCCGCGGGCGTCGCCCAGGTCTACGACTTCGACACCAACCACGTGCCGGGCGAGACCGCCCGCGACCACGGCTACTGGCGGGACGTCGGCACCCTGGACGCCTACTACGACGCGCACATGGACCTGATCTCCGACCAGCCCGCCTTCAGCCTCTACAACAGGCGCTGGCCGATCTACACCCACCCCGGCCAGCTGCCGCCCGCCAAGATCGCGGCGGGGGGCATCGTGGGGGAGTCCGTGGTCAGCCCCGGCTGCGTGATCCGCGGCCAGGTCACCCGCTCGGTGCTGTCGCCCGGCGTGGTGGTCGACGCGGGCGCGGTCGTCCAGGGCTCGGTGCTGCACGACAACGTACGGGTCGGGCGCGGCGCGATCGTCCGCGGCGCGGTGCTCGACAAGAACGTGGACGTGCCGCCCGGCGCCACCATCGGCGTGAACCCCGACCGCGACCGTGAGCTGTACACGGTGTCCGCGGCCGGGGTCATCGCCCTGGGCAAGGCCCAGTTGGTGGGGTGA
- the glgA gene encoding glycogen synthase: MKVGLLTREYPPDVYGGAGVHVEFLARELRALVDVEVHCWGDAAAEGGVVRHRAPAALDGANDALRTFSVDLAMAAALQGRDLVHSHTWYANLGGHIGKLLHGVPHVLTAHSLEPLRPWKAEQLGGGYALSSWAERTAMESADAVVAVSDGMRRDILSSYPALTPERVHVIRNGIDTVTYRPDERTDVLRRIGIDPDRPYVVFVGRITRQKGVPHLLRAARDLDPAAQLVLCAGAPDTPALDREFRALFDELNAVRDGVHWIPAMLPRLAVVQLLTHATAFACPSVYEPLGIVNLEAMACGTAVVASAVGGIPEVVDDGSTGILVPYDEQRPADFEAGLAAALNRLVRDPARAAAFGAAGRERAEREFGWDTVARRTVALYEKVLAAG, translated from the coding sequence GTGAAGGTCGGGCTGCTGACCCGGGAGTATCCGCCGGATGTCTACGGCGGGGCCGGGGTCCATGTGGAGTTCCTGGCACGGGAGTTGCGCGCGCTGGTCGACGTGGAGGTGCACTGCTGGGGAGACGCCGCCGCCGAGGGCGGCGTCGTCAGGCACCGGGCACCGGCCGCGCTCGACGGCGCCAACGACGCGCTGCGCACCTTCTCCGTCGACCTGGCGATGGCCGCCGCACTCCAGGGCCGCGACCTGGTGCACTCCCACACCTGGTACGCCAACCTGGGCGGCCACATCGGCAAGCTGCTGCACGGCGTCCCGCACGTGCTGACCGCCCACTCCCTCGAACCGCTGCGGCCCTGGAAGGCCGAGCAACTGGGCGGCGGCTACGCCCTGTCCAGCTGGGCCGAGCGGACCGCGATGGAGTCGGCGGACGCGGTGGTCGCGGTCTCCGACGGCATGCGCCGCGACATCCTCTCCAGCTACCCGGCACTCACTCCCGAGCGTGTGCACGTCATCCGCAACGGCATCGACACCGTGACCTACCGCCCCGACGAGCGCACCGACGTGCTGCGCAGGATCGGCATCGACCCCGACCGCCCCTATGTGGTCTTCGTCGGCCGCATCACCCGGCAGAAGGGCGTACCGCACCTGCTGCGGGCGGCCAGGGACCTGGACCCCGCGGCGCAGCTGGTGCTGTGCGCGGGCGCGCCCGACACACCGGCGCTCGACCGGGAGTTCCGCGCGCTGTTCGACGAGCTGAACGCGGTGCGCGACGGGGTGCACTGGATCCCGGCGATGCTGCCGCGCCTCGCGGTCGTCCAACTCCTCACCCATGCCACCGCCTTCGCCTGCCCCTCGGTCTACGAGCCGCTGGGCATCGTCAATCTGGAGGCGATGGCCTGCGGCACCGCCGTGGTCGCCTCCGCGGTCGGCGGCATCCCCGAGGTCGTCGACGACGGCTCCACCGGGATCCTGGTGCCCTACGACGAGCAGCGCCCCGCGGACTTCGAGGCGGGCCTGGCCGCCGCGCTCAACCGGCTCGTCCGCGACCCCGCGCGGGCCGCCGCCTTCGGCGCCGCGGGTCGGGAGCGCGCGGAAAGGGAATTCGGCTGGGACACCGTCGCCCGCCGTACGGTCGCCCTTTACGAGAAGGTGCTCGCCGCCGGGTAG
- a CDS encoding nitroreductase family deazaflavin-dependent oxidoreductase → MSEPVDYNAQIVAEFRANHGKVGGNFEGAPLLLLHNTGARTGRKLVKPMMYLRDGERYLVFASKGGAPDNPAWYHNLVANPEAEIEVGDDTVPVRAEVLTGEERDRKYAEQAALYPGFAEYQEKTDRIIPVVALVPTASTR, encoded by the coding sequence ATGAGTGAGCCGGTGGACTACAACGCACAGATTGTGGCCGAATTCCGTGCCAACCACGGGAAGGTCGGCGGAAATTTCGAGGGCGCCCCGCTGCTTCTGCTGCACAACACCGGAGCCCGCACCGGGCGGAAGCTCGTCAAGCCGATGATGTACCTGCGCGACGGCGAGCGCTATCTGGTCTTCGCCTCCAAGGGCGGCGCCCCCGACAACCCCGCCTGGTACCACAACCTGGTCGCCAACCCCGAGGCCGAGATCGAGGTCGGCGACGACACGGTCCCGGTCCGCGCCGAGGTGCTCACCGGCGAGGAGCGGGACCGCAAGTACGCCGAACAGGCCGCGCTCTACCCCGGGTTCGCCGAATACCAGGAGAAGACCGACCGGATCATTCCGGTGGTCGCGCTGGTTCCTACCGCTTCCACGCGGTAG